In Microbacterium binotii, one DNA window encodes the following:
- a CDS encoding beta-N-acetylhexosaminidase: MSTGLVPRPTSVALRDGAFALTDAVSITGEAEAVALLIARLHRRTGLSLPAASDAPIRLRIDGEGAAESYRLTIDAHTVELTASDAAGLQHGVHTLLQLVAPTRQGWVWPAVVIDDAPRFAHRGLMLDVARHFFGVDVVERLLERMAELKLNVLHLHLSDDQGWRLALDSRPRLAEAASGSAALGDAGGCYSRADWGRILDAAASHHITVIPEFDVPGHTHAVGLAYPEVARPPVVTPELEETAAEFGGGLPVAGQAYTGFGVGFSSLRIGEAATSAFLRDVFTELAELTPGPYLHIGGDEALGTSRDDYAAAIAEVTTLVASRQKTPIAWHEAGTAANLAAGTIGQYWGFVRPVDGADEKARGFLERGGRLILSPADAVYLDMKDSAESALGLTWANGPTPLHRAYDWEPVEVVSGIREEQILGVEAALWTETIRTEDDIQQMVFPRLAAAAEVAWSARASRSWESFRERLADLATRWDADGLTYRRIDDVPWRRP, from the coding sequence ATGTCAACCGGCCTCGTCCCGCGACCGACGTCCGTGGCCCTCCGCGACGGCGCCTTCGCGCTGACGGATGCGGTCTCGATCACCGGCGAGGCGGAGGCGGTCGCCCTCCTGATCGCGCGGCTGCACCGGCGCACCGGCCTCTCACTCCCCGCTGCCTCGGACGCGCCGATCCGCCTGCGCATCGACGGCGAGGGCGCCGCGGAGTCCTACCGGCTGACGATCGATGCGCACACGGTCGAGCTCACCGCATCCGATGCCGCAGGCCTCCAGCACGGCGTGCATACGCTGCTCCAACTGGTGGCGCCCACGAGGCAGGGATGGGTGTGGCCCGCCGTCGTGATCGATGACGCACCCCGCTTCGCCCACCGCGGGCTGATGCTCGACGTCGCCCGGCACTTCTTCGGTGTCGACGTCGTCGAACGCCTGCTCGAGCGGATGGCGGAGCTCAAGCTCAACGTGCTGCACCTTCACCTCAGCGACGACCAGGGCTGGCGGCTCGCGCTGGATTCACGGCCCCGTCTGGCGGAGGCCGCCTCGGGCTCGGCGGCCCTGGGTGATGCGGGCGGCTGCTACTCACGCGCCGACTGGGGACGCATCCTGGATGCGGCGGCCTCGCATCACATCACGGTGATCCCCGAGTTCGACGTCCCGGGCCACACGCACGCCGTGGGGCTCGCGTACCCCGAGGTCGCCCGGCCTCCCGTCGTCACGCCCGAGCTCGAGGAGACGGCCGCGGAGTTCGGGGGCGGCCTGCCCGTCGCCGGGCAGGCGTACACCGGCTTCGGCGTGGGCTTCTCGTCGTTGCGGATCGGCGAGGCGGCGACGAGCGCGTTCCTGCGCGATGTCTTCACCGAACTGGCCGAGCTGACGCCGGGACCGTACCTGCACATCGGCGGGGACGAAGCCCTCGGCACCTCGCGCGACGACTACGCCGCGGCGATCGCGGAGGTCACCACGCTCGTGGCCTCGCGGCAGAAGACGCCCATCGCCTGGCACGAGGCCGGCACCGCGGCGAACCTCGCGGCCGGCACGATCGGCCAGTACTGGGGCTTCGTGCGCCCCGTCGACGGCGCCGACGAGAAGGCCCGCGGCTTCCTCGAGCGCGGCGGACGCCTCATCCTGTCGCCCGCCGATGCGGTCTATCTCGACATGAAGGACAGTGCGGAGTCCGCACTGGGCCTCACGTGGGCGAACGGGCCGACGCCGCTGCACCGCGCGTACGACTGGGAACCCGTCGAGGTCGTCTCCGGCATCCGCGAAGAGCAGATCCTCGGTGTCGAAGCGGCGCTGTGGACCGAGACGATCCGCACCGAGGACGACATTCAGCAGATGGTGTTCCCCCGTCTCGCCGCCGCCGCCGAGGTGGCCTGGTCGGCGCGCGCATCCCGATCGTGGGAGAGCTTCCGCGAGCGCCTGGCGGATCTCGCGACGCGGTGGGATGCCGACGGGCTCACTTATCGCCGGATCGACGACGTTCCGTGGCGCCGACCATGA
- a CDS encoding bifunctional methylenetetrahydrofolate dehydrogenase/methenyltetrahydrofolate cyclohydrolase — protein MTAITLDGVRTAAAIKEELTARVAALAERGVVPGIATVLVGADPASQLYVGMKHKQSVAIGMNSIQRELPADATQEDVEALIDELNADPTCHGYIVQLPLPKHLDTDRILERIDPDKDADGLHPTNLGRLVLNVNTPITSPLPCTPRGVIELLQRNGYDLAGKHVVVVGRGVTIGRSIGLLLTRRDINATVTLTHTGTADLPFHLAQADVVVAAAGVKHLVRAEHLRAGVAVLDVGVTRETHPETGKSIVYGDVHPDVVEVAGYVSPNPGGVGPMTVALLLTNVVEAAERAAGL, from the coding sequence ATGACCGCGATCACACTCGACGGCGTCCGCACCGCGGCCGCGATCAAGGAAGAACTCACCGCGCGCGTGGCGGCACTCGCCGAGCGCGGGGTGGTTCCCGGCATCGCCACGGTGCTGGTGGGGGCGGATCCCGCCTCGCAGCTGTACGTGGGCATGAAGCACAAGCAGTCCGTCGCGATCGGGATGAACTCGATCCAACGGGAGCTGCCCGCGGATGCCACGCAGGAGGACGTCGAGGCGCTGATCGACGAGCTCAACGCCGACCCGACCTGCCACGGGTACATCGTGCAGCTGCCGCTGCCGAAGCACCTCGACACGGACCGCATCCTGGAGCGGATCGACCCAGACAAGGACGCCGACGGGCTGCACCCCACCAACCTCGGCCGTCTCGTGCTGAACGTGAACACGCCGATCACCTCGCCGCTGCCGTGCACGCCGCGCGGTGTGATCGAGCTGTTGCAGCGCAACGGCTACGACCTGGCGGGCAAACACGTCGTGGTCGTCGGCCGCGGCGTCACGATCGGCCGCTCGATCGGGCTCCTGCTCACGCGCCGCGACATCAACGCCACGGTCACCCTGACCCACACCGGTACCGCGGACCTCCCGTTCCACCTCGCGCAGGCCGACGTCGTGGTCGCGGCCGCCGGCGTCAAGCACCTCGTACGCGCAGAGCACCTGCGCGCGGGCGTCGCCGTGCTGGATGTCGGCGTCACGCGTGAGACGCATCCGGAGACCGGCAAGAGCATCGTCTACGGCGACGTGCATCCGGATGTCGTGGAGGTCGCCGGCTACGTGTCGCCGAACCCCGGCGGTGTGGGGCCCATGACCGTGGCCCTGCTGCTCACGAACGTCGTCGAGGCCGCGGAGCGCGCCGCAGGTCTCTGA
- a CDS encoding amidohydrolase family protein, protein MLTLRGARRILVDRRTERDGDLVLDGAVVSSSGEAPGETLDVSGCVVTPGLINAHHHLLQTGFRTLPATRGVPMRDWLPAMAAAYAGAGIDASLTGATASAGIAESLLSGVTTVADHQLNWPDPVGSPHPVDDTVEIARSVADAAAELGARLVFVRGSARDAPEAAEASARAIAAALFAPGAGGVSADGMLQLAVGPAGVHSDGEDTFRALGAVAREYGLRRRTQANEQVDTQIALDRYGRRPLDLLEEWGWLAPDVTIAHLCDVTDAEIDRLAAAGVTATHAPGCDVPMGWGIAPVARMREAGIAVGLGTSGGGSNDAGHLLADARLALQVSALVGPQLDARDVLEMATAGSAAGLGRPELGHLRPGAAADVCVWDVDSVADAGVADPVAGLLWTAPGRRPRHVIVAGRVVVRDYRLVRADERAIVERLRTRVGR, encoded by the coding sequence ATGCTGACCCTGCGCGGCGCGCGCCGCATCCTCGTCGACCGTCGCACCGAGCGGGACGGCGACCTCGTGCTCGACGGCGCCGTGGTGTCATCGTCGGGGGAGGCACCCGGCGAGACGCTCGATGTGTCCGGCTGTGTCGTGACGCCGGGGCTCATCAATGCGCACCACCACCTCCTGCAGACCGGCTTTCGCACCTTGCCCGCAACCCGGGGAGTGCCGATGCGGGACTGGCTGCCGGCGATGGCCGCGGCCTACGCGGGCGCCGGCATCGACGCCTCGCTCACCGGCGCCACGGCCTCAGCGGGCATCGCCGAGTCGCTGCTGAGCGGGGTGACGACGGTGGCCGACCACCAGCTGAACTGGCCCGACCCCGTGGGCTCGCCGCATCCGGTCGACGACACCGTCGAGATCGCCCGGTCCGTCGCGGATGCGGCCGCCGAGCTCGGTGCCAGGCTCGTCTTCGTGCGCGGCTCTGCCCGGGACGCCCCCGAGGCGGCCGAAGCGAGCGCGCGCGCCATCGCCGCCGCGCTCTTCGCGCCGGGTGCGGGCGGGGTGAGCGCCGACGGGATGCTGCAGCTCGCGGTGGGCCCGGCGGGCGTGCATTCCGACGGGGAGGACACCTTCCGTGCGCTCGGAGCCGTGGCGCGCGAGTACGGACTCCGCCGTCGGACGCAGGCGAACGAGCAGGTCGACACGCAGATCGCGCTCGATCGCTACGGCCGGCGCCCCCTGGACCTGCTGGAGGAGTGGGGGTGGCTCGCTCCCGATGTCACGATCGCCCACCTCTGCGATGTGACGGATGCCGAGATCGACCGTCTGGCCGCGGCAGGAGTCACCGCGACCCACGCCCCCGGGTGCGACGTGCCGATGGGATGGGGGATCGCGCCGGTCGCACGGATGCGCGAAGCCGGCATCGCGGTGGGACTCGGCACGTCCGGAGGGGGATCCAACGATGCCGGCCATCTGCTGGCCGACGCGCGGCTGGCCCTGCAGGTGTCGGCACTCGTGGGTCCGCAACTCGACGCGCGCGACGTGCTGGAGATGGCGACCGCCGGCTCCGCTGCGGGGCTCGGCCGGCCCGAGCTCGGCCACCTGAGGCCGGGAGCGGCCGCGGACGTGTGCGTGTGGGACGTGGACTCGGTGGCGGATGCGGGTGTCGCGGATCCCGTGGCGGGACTGCTCTGGACCGCCCCCGGGCGCAGGCCACGCCACGTGATCGTCGCGGGGCGTGTGGTCGTGCGCGACTACCGTCTCGTGCGTGCCGACGAGCGCGCGATCGTCGAACGACTGCGTACGCGGGTCGGTCGCTGA
- a CDS encoding YrdB family protein — MSTPSSAPLPAGTRPALSALDVVAFLCEIGGIVALAIWGFATWPFPWNLVVGILTPAAAIVLWALFVSPRAVFAVHPFVRAIAELLVYAAATAALWSLGLTWIGIAYAVVAVTVGLVVGRRRFA; from the coding sequence GTGAGCACCCCCTCGTCCGCGCCCCTGCCCGCCGGCACGCGCCCCGCACTGTCCGCCCTCGACGTGGTGGCGTTCCTGTGCGAGATCGGCGGCATCGTCGCCCTGGCGATCTGGGGCTTCGCGACGTGGCCGTTCCCGTGGAACCTCGTCGTCGGCATCCTCACCCCCGCCGCCGCCATCGTGCTGTGGGCGCTGTTCGTCTCCCCCCGCGCCGTCTTCGCCGTGCACCCCTTCGTGCGCGCCATCGCCGAACTCCTGGTCTACGCCGCAGCGACGGCCGCCCTGTGGTCGCTCGGTCTCACCTGGATCGGCATCGCCTACGCCGTGGTCGCGGTCACGGTGGGCCTGGTCGTCGGACGCCGCCGTTTCGCATGA
- a CDS encoding FAD-binding oxidoreductase gives MIASVVDLLREALGDRIDTTGAMLEAVRADKSGHAADGRALAVVHAESVEDVQVALRIAHATGTPVVPRGAGTGLAGGANVGTGRIALSLARMSRIIEIRPDDLLAVVQPGIINAELNAELARHGVWWAPDPASRAISTVGGNIATGAGGLLCAKYGVVRDAVLGVDVVLADGELVRLGHRSVKGVTGLDLTSLMIGSEGTLGVVVGATLKLRRLVAGQPRTLIASFSDVRAAAAGAAAVTASGVQPAIMELMDAASLAAVHVLLSLPAPTGGESLLTVQTDGPTAADDAALIAQVLEHAGGRVRLAAHETEGEALLQLRRSLHPAMERLGTTLIEDVSVPRSALPAMFDEVMRIERDYGLTIPTVAHAGDGNLHPNFVFDGPEVPDVVWRAADDLFRSALRLGGTLTGEHGIGVLKRRWLRDELGARQWQLQRDIKRVFDPTGILNPGVVFAD, from the coding sequence ATGATCGCGTCGGTCGTCGACCTGCTGCGTGAGGCGCTCGGCGACCGGATCGACACGACCGGGGCGATGCTCGAGGCCGTCCGCGCCGACAAGTCGGGTCACGCCGCCGACGGCCGCGCCCTGGCCGTCGTGCACGCCGAGAGCGTCGAGGACGTCCAGGTCGCGCTGCGCATCGCCCATGCGACGGGTACGCCCGTGGTCCCGCGCGGTGCCGGCACCGGGCTCGCGGGAGGCGCGAACGTCGGCACCGGCCGGATCGCGCTCTCGCTCGCGCGGATGAGCCGCATCATCGAGATCCGCCCCGACGACCTGCTCGCCGTCGTGCAACCCGGCATCATCAACGCCGAGCTGAACGCCGAGCTCGCCCGCCACGGGGTGTGGTGGGCGCCCGACCCCGCGAGCCGCGCCATCTCGACCGTCGGCGGCAACATCGCGACCGGTGCGGGCGGGCTGCTGTGCGCGAAGTACGGCGTCGTGCGCGACGCGGTCCTCGGCGTCGACGTCGTCCTCGCCGACGGTGAGCTGGTCCGCCTCGGCCATCGCAGCGTGAAGGGCGTGACCGGCCTCGATCTGACGTCGCTCATGATCGGGTCCGAGGGCACACTCGGGGTCGTCGTGGGGGCGACGCTCAAGCTGCGCCGCCTCGTCGCCGGGCAGCCGCGCACGCTCATCGCATCCTTCAGCGACGTGCGCGCCGCGGCTGCGGGCGCCGCAGCCGTGACCGCATCGGGTGTGCAGCCGGCGATCATGGAGCTCATGGATGCGGCGAGCCTCGCCGCAGTCCACGTGCTCCTCTCCCTGCCCGCGCCCACCGGTGGCGAGAGTCTGCTGACCGTGCAGACCGACGGACCGACGGCCGCAGACGACGCCGCGCTCATCGCGCAGGTGCTCGAGCACGCGGGCGGGCGGGTGCGCCTCGCCGCGCACGAGACGGAGGGCGAGGCGCTGCTTCAGCTGCGGCGCTCGCTGCATCCGGCCATGGAGCGACTCGGCACGACGCTCATCGAGGACGTCTCGGTGCCGCGATCGGCACTGCCTGCGATGTTCGACGAGGTCATGCGTATCGAGCGCGACTACGGACTCACGATCCCCACGGTGGCCCACGCGGGTGACGGGAACCTCCACCCGAACTTCGTCTTCGACGGCCCCGAGGTGCCGGACGTCGTCTGGCGCGCGGCCGACGACCTGTTCCGCTCCGCACTGCGCCTCGGCGGCACACTGACCGGCGAACACGGCATCGGTGTGCTCAAGCGCCGGTGGCTGCGCGACGAACTCGGCGCACGTCAGTGGCAGCTGCAGCGCGACATCAAGCGCGTCTTCGATCCCACCGGCATCCTCAATCCCGGCGTCGTCTTCGCCGACTGA
- the glyA gene encoding serine hydroxymethyltransferase produces MTDPYFNAPLAEVDPEIAQVLERELERQRGYLEMIASENFVPVSVLQSQGSVLTNKYAEGYPGRRYYGGCEEVDVAEELAIARAKSLFGAGFANVQPHSGASANAAVLHAIARPGDTLLGLSLDQGGHLTHGMKINFSGRLYNIVAYGVDPETSVIDMDEVHRLAVEHKPKVIIAGWSAYPRQLDFARFREIADEVGAYLWVDMAHFAGLVAAGVHPNPVPHAHVVSSTVHKTIGGPRSGFILTNDEDLAKKINTAVFPGQQGGPLMHVIAAKATAFKLAATPEFKERQERTVRGAAILADRLAQQDVKDAGIAVRSGGTDVHLVLVDLREAAIDGKQAEDLLHDIHITVNRNAVPNDPRPPMVTSGLRIGTPALATRGFGDAEFTEVADIIALALLPGADVEALRTRVAALTAAFPLYPDLQQ; encoded by the coding sequence ATGACCGACCCGTACTTCAACGCCCCCCTCGCAGAGGTCGACCCCGAGATCGCTCAGGTTCTCGAGCGCGAGCTCGAGCGTCAGCGCGGGTATCTCGAGATGATCGCGTCCGAGAACTTCGTACCCGTCTCGGTGCTGCAGTCGCAGGGCTCCGTGCTCACGAACAAGTACGCCGAGGGCTACCCGGGTCGCCGCTACTACGGCGGCTGCGAAGAGGTGGACGTCGCCGAGGAGCTGGCGATCGCCCGCGCCAAGTCGCTGTTCGGCGCCGGTTTCGCCAACGTGCAGCCGCACTCCGGTGCGTCCGCCAACGCCGCGGTGCTGCACGCGATCGCCCGCCCCGGCGACACGCTGCTCGGCCTCTCGCTCGACCAGGGCGGTCACCTGACGCACGGTATGAAGATCAACTTCTCCGGCCGTCTCTACAACATCGTCGCGTACGGCGTCGACCCGGAGACCAGCGTCATCGACATGGACGAGGTGCACCGCCTCGCCGTCGAGCACAAGCCGAAGGTCATCATCGCCGGCTGGTCCGCGTATCCCCGCCAGCTCGACTTCGCGCGCTTCCGCGAGATCGCCGACGAGGTCGGCGCTTACCTCTGGGTCGACATGGCGCACTTCGCGGGCCTCGTCGCCGCGGGCGTGCACCCGAACCCGGTCCCGCACGCGCACGTCGTCTCCTCGACCGTGCACAAGACGATCGGCGGCCCCCGTTCGGGCTTCATCCTCACGAACGACGAGGACCTCGCCAAGAAGATCAACACCGCGGTCTTCCCCGGCCAGCAGGGCGGTCCGCTCATGCACGTGATCGCCGCCAAGGCGACCGCGTTCAAGCTTGCGGCGACCCCCGAGTTCAAGGAGCGCCAGGAGCGCACGGTCCGCGGTGCGGCGATCCTCGCCGATCGGCTCGCCCAGCAGGACGTGAAGGATGCCGGCATCGCGGTGCGCTCGGGCGGCACCGACGTGCACCTCGTGCTCGTCGACCTCCGGGAGGCGGCCATCGACGGCAAGCAGGCCGAGGATCTCCTCCACGACATCCACATCACGGTCAACCGCAACGCGGTGCCCAACGACCCGCGTCCGCCGATGGTCACCTCGGGTCTGCGCATCGGTACGCCGGCGCTGGCGACGCGCGGGTTCGGCGACGCGGAGTTCACCGAGGTCGCCGACATCATCGCGCTCGCGCTGCTGCCCGGCGCCGACGTCGAAGCGCTGCGCACCCGCGTCGCGGCGCTGACCGCGGCGTTCCCGCTGTACCCCGACCTCCAGCAGTGA
- the nagA gene encoding N-acetylglucosamine-6-phosphate deacetylase produces MSVIVHSARIVDGGRETPDGWARWDDGRITHRGTGTGWCDHDGDTIVDARALAGPDAVLSPGFIDLHGHGGGGRSYEDGPDAVRAARALHLAHGTTRAVLSLATSTLDDLVDRLRMIAALTRTAPDILGSHLEGPFLAPGHRGAHAGDLLRAPDPETLDALLAAGGGTVRQVTLAPELPGGLDAVRRIVEAGVVAAVGHTSADARIATAAFDAGATVLTHAFNAMPGLHHRFPGPVGAALADDRVVLEIIADGVHLHPDVVRIAASAAVGRFALVTDAMAAAGAADGVYRLGALDVEVTSGVAHVAGTDTIAGSTLTQDAALRVAVAAGVPLVAAVQALTETPARVLGREDLGTLEPGRLADAVLLSADLRVARVWLGGEPV; encoded by the coding sequence ATGAGCGTGATCGTCCACTCGGCACGGATCGTCGACGGCGGCCGCGAGACGCCGGACGGCTGGGCGCGTTGGGACGACGGGCGCATCACGCACCGCGGCACGGGCACCGGCTGGTGCGACCACGACGGCGACACGATCGTCGATGCGCGTGCCCTGGCGGGCCCGGACGCGGTCCTCAGCCCGGGGTTCATCGACTTGCACGGGCACGGGGGCGGCGGCCGCTCCTACGAAGACGGACCGGATGCGGTGCGCGCCGCCCGCGCGCTGCATCTCGCGCACGGCACCACACGCGCCGTCCTGTCGCTCGCGACCTCGACCCTCGACGACCTCGTCGACCGACTGAGGATGATCGCGGCCCTGACCCGCACCGCCCCCGACATCCTCGGCTCCCATCTGGAGGGTCCCTTCCTCGCACCGGGTCACCGGGGCGCGCACGCCGGAGACCTGCTGCGCGCACCCGACCCCGAGACGCTGGACGCCCTGCTTGCCGCCGGCGGCGGCACCGTGCGCCAGGTGACGCTCGCCCCGGAGCTTCCGGGCGGCCTCGACGCCGTCCGCCGCATCGTCGAGGCGGGCGTCGTCGCAGCCGTCGGACACACCTCCGCCGACGCCCGGATCGCAACCGCGGCCTTCGACGCAGGGGCGACGGTGCTGACGCACGCGTTCAACGCGATGCCCGGGCTCCACCACCGCTTCCCGGGGCCGGTCGGGGCGGCGCTCGCGGACGACCGTGTCGTGCTGGAGATCATCGCCGACGGCGTGCACCTGCATCCCGATGTCGTGCGGATCGCCGCATCCGCCGCCGTAGGCCGCTTCGCCCTCGTGACCGACGCTATGGCCGCGGCGGGCGCCGCCGACGGCGTGTATCGCCTGGGCGCGCTCGATGTGGAGGTCACGAGCGGCGTCGCGCACGTGGCCGGCACCGACACGATCGCCGGGTCCACGTTGACGCAGGATGCGGCCCTGCGCGTCGCCGTCGCGGCGGGGGTGCCACTGGTCGCCGCCGTGCAGGCCCTCACCGAGACCCCCGCGCGCGTGCTCGGCCGGGAGGATCTCGGAACCCTCGAGCCGGGGCGCCTCGCCGACGCGGTGCTGCTGAGCGCCGACCTGCGCGTCGCCCGAGTATGGCTGGGCGGCGAGCCGGTCTGA
- the nagB gene encoding glucosamine-6-phosphate deaminase: protein MAEVVIVASEQEGGAIVADEIVRLIRKREDTVLGLATGSTPLPVYEALRERIGDLDVSRVRGFALDEYVGLDPSHPESYRSVIAREVVGPLGLDPARIRVPDGREAGIATAGEEYERAIREAGGIDLQILGIGTDGHIGFNEPGSSFASRTRVKTLTAQTREDNARFFAAASEVPRHCITQGLGTILEARHLVLLAFGQEKADAVAGALEGPVTAMLPGSAVQLHPHVTVVVDEAAASRLRLADYYRASWEGKPDWQGL from the coding sequence GTGGCTGAAGTGGTCATCGTCGCATCGGAGCAGGAGGGCGGCGCGATCGTCGCCGACGAGATCGTCCGGCTGATCCGGAAGCGGGAGGACACCGTTCTGGGACTCGCCACGGGCTCGACGCCGCTGCCCGTGTACGAGGCGTTGCGGGAGCGCATCGGGGACCTCGACGTCTCGCGGGTGCGCGGGTTCGCGCTCGACGAGTACGTCGGGCTGGATCCCTCGCACCCCGAGAGCTACCGCTCGGTGATCGCGCGCGAGGTGGTCGGTCCGTTGGGCCTGGACCCGGCCCGCATCCGCGTGCCGGACGGCCGTGAGGCGGGCATCGCCACGGCGGGCGAGGAGTACGAGCGTGCGATCCGGGAAGCGGGCGGTATCGACCTGCAGATCCTGGGGATCGGCACCGACGGGCACATCGGGTTCAACGAACCCGGCTCGTCGTTCGCATCGCGCACGCGCGTGAAGACCCTGACCGCGCAGACCCGGGAGGACAACGCCCGCTTCTTCGCCGCCGCCTCCGAGGTGCCGCGTCACTGCATCACCCAGGGCCTCGGCACGATCCTCGAGGCCCGGCATCTCGTGCTGCTCGCCTTCGGGCAGGAGAAGGCGGATGCGGTCGCCGGGGCCCTCGAGGGGCCGGTCACCGCGATGCTCCCCGGCTCCGCGGTGCAGCTGCATCCGCATGTGACGGTCGTGGTGGACGAGGCGGCCGCATCCCGTCTGCGCCTGGCGGACTACTACCGCGCCAGCTGGGAGGGAAAGCCCGACTGGCAGGGGCTCTGA